The following proteins are encoded in a genomic region of Coffea eugenioides isolate CCC68of chromosome 6, Ceug_1.0, whole genome shotgun sequence:
- the LOC113774734 gene encoding uncharacterized protein LOC113774734: MLIPFFFYHLITLRTHAATILSHAAASPLSFSVKDFGARGNGVHYDTLPIQSTIDACSAAVSTSPHIPSCHVEFPPGKYLTATVHLKSRVILRIHKNATILGGTKIEDYPREQERWYVVLAEDAADVGITGGGEINGQGLKFVKRFEERKNVMVSWNETGACLGDECRPRLVGFIGCRNVRVWDVNLIEPAYWCLHLVRSQNTSVEDVTIYGNFNSPNNDGIDIEDSNNTFITRCRIDTGDDAICPKSSTGPVYNLTATNSWIRTKSSAIKLGSASWYDFKGFLFDNITIYQSHRGLGFQIRDGGNVSDIKFSNINISTRYYDPLWWGRAEPIYVTTCPRDSTSKEGSISNLQFINITATSENGIFLSGSKHGILSSLKFINVNLTYRRRTKFAGGLFDYRPGCEGLVKHSTAGFMMEHIDGLVVQNVNMRWFEDNSARWNNPLEFRPSTVNNISFLNFHSGFHSGEVATI, encoded by the exons ATGCTGATCCCATTTTTCTTCTACCACCTAATAACACTCCGCACACACGCCGCCACCATCCTGTCCCATGCCGCCGCATCGCCACTCTCCTTCTCCGTCAAAGACTTCGGGGCCAGGGGGAACGGCGTCCACTACGACACCCTTCCAATCCAATCCACCATCGACGCCTGCTCCGCCGCCGTCTCGACCTCCCCCCACATCCCATCATGCCACGTGGAATTCCCGCCGGGGAAGTACTTAACAGCCACTGTACACTTAAAATCCCGCGTGATTTTGCGCATTCACAAGAACGCCACCATATTGGGGGGCACGAAGATCGAAGACTACCCGAGGGAGCAGGAAAGGTGGTACGTGGTGCTGGCGGAGGATGCAGCAGACGTGGGGATCACCGGCGGCGGAGAGATAAACGGACAGGGGTTGAAGTTCGTGAAGAGGTTTGAGGAGAGGAAGAATGTGATGGTGAGCTGGAACGAGACGGGGGCGTGTCTGGGGGACGAGTGCAGGCCAAGATTGGTGGGGTTCATCGGTTGTAGGAACGTCAGAGTGTGGGACGTCAATCTTATCGAGCCCGCTTATTGGTG TTTGCACCTTGTCCGCTCGCAAAACACCTCAGTGGAAGATGTTACAATATATGGGAACTTCAattcgcctaacaatgatgggaTAGATATAGAGGATTCCAATAACACATTCATCACAAGATGCAGAATTGATACAGGAGATGATGCTATTTGTCCAAAGTCATCCACAGGACCTGTCTATAACCTTACTGCAACCAACTCCTGGATTCGAACAAAATCTTCAGCAATCAAGCTTGGCAGTGCTAGTTGGTATGATTTCAAGGGATTTTTGTTTGACAATATTACTATTTATCAGTCCCACAGAGGGCTTGGCTTCCAAATAAGAGATGGAG GGAATGTTAGTGACATTAAATTTTCTAACATAAATATCAGCACAAGATATTATGATCCTTTGTGGTGGGGAAGAGCTGAGCCTATTTATGTAACTACCTGCCCGAGAGACTCCACTTCAAAAGAGGGTTCAATCTCCAATTTACAGTTCATTAACATCACGGCAACTTCAGAAAATGGCATCTTTTTATCAGGTTCCAAACATGGAATCTTGAGCAGTTTGAAGTTCATTAACGTAAATCTCACGTACAGACGACGGACAAAATTTGCGGGTGGTCTGTTCGACTACCGTCCAGGATGTGAAGGACTTGTGAAGCACAGCACAGCAGGGTTCATGATGGAACACATAGATGGTTTGGTTGTTCAAAATGTGAACATGAGGTGGTTTGAGGATAACTCAGCCAGGTGGAATAATCCTCTTGAATTCAGGCCTTCAACTGTGAATAACATCTCTTTCCTGAACTTCCATTCAGGTTTCCATTCTGGTGAAGTAGCTACTATCTAG